CAGCGACAtgcgcgcgcctgaggcAGCACATGCCTCCCATACATCGTAGGGATCTCTCCTGTTTATATGCACCGCCTAGCCACgtctgtttcctctctcaTTCTATAAAAAGCCTGGTGCTTTCTCTCGTTTGCCTGACTtttcgcctgctgccgcttcCGGCGTGATTCCTGAGAACCAGGGACgatggcggaggcgaagaagcgcagtCGCTCGAAaagcgaggctgccgcgaaACTCCGTTCTAAAGGGGCGGCACCGGACTCCGGGGGGGACGGCGGTGCTGACCAGCTTGACGACTTTTCTAGCGAAAAAGGCCTCCAACAGAACaagaggcgccgcgtgcttGGCAGGGAAGAGTCTCAGAAGAAGTTTCGAGGCGACTCTCGGGACGCAGGAGCTTTAACGGACACGCCACGGCGTTCAGGAGATCTATCGCGCGGTCAGCAGAAGCACGACCAGACAGGGAGTCAACGAGGAGGGAACGCCGaccgagaggaggcgaccaGTTTCCGCAGCGATGGTGCCTCGTCGGAGTCTGTGCGCGATAACAGGAaagacggcgcggcgcggagagagggcgaTAAGCAAGGAAGCGGAAAACTCGGGAAGAAGATGGACATGTTTGCCcacgaggagggagaggacgggAAGAAGGCTCCAGCCAGGAAGGGCGGCAAGGATTATTCCGAGGCGCGAAAAGacaagagaagagagcggcagAGCGGTAAGGCGCACTGGTTGGACCGAGCTGTCGACGTGCCTGCGGAGTACCGGTGTTCCCGTCTAATCGTGAAGAATCTTCCACCGTATATCACAGCGGCGGAGTTGAAGCAGAAGCTGtcctctctcggcggcgagaTCACAGACGTATGTCTCTTGCGGAATGAACGGGGCAAGAGTCGGCAGTGCGCCTTCGTTGGCTTcaagacgcagcagcaagcGGTCAACGTCAAGGAGCACTTCCACGAGACCTTCATTCACACGCGCAAAGTCCAAGTCTCctacgcgctgccgcgcgagacgccctATGCATCAGACAAAGgcacgcagagcgcggctgcaggtCAACACAAACCCCCCGGGGCGAAGCAGCCTGCGGCGGGGGCCGgaaaggcggcgccgcctggcaCAGCGATGCATGCGACGTCCGCGAACCGTGTGTCCAGAGGCTCCACAGGGCAGGGAGGGAATGTCGTCGAGGAGGAATCCGTGGGGGCTCGGAAGGCAGGCGTCTCCGGCGTACGCACTCGCGTGGTCTTCGgtggcgcgagcgacgcagagagcagcaACGACTCACAGAGCGACTCGGAGAGCTCGGCTGGTGATGCCTCGGCGACCGGCAAGCAACGCAGCAGGACCGAAAAGGCGAAACACGTGACCGCCGAGACTCTGGCTTCTGCAGATGCGGACGAATCCCTCGAGGATGAAGAGGACGATCTTGCGTGGCTTCACAAGCAGAGCGCTCGCGCGACGGAGCTGTTGCCAGAGGGGGGCGAGtgctctgcggcgcaggccgcgaaaGGCGGAAAGACaggagacacacacgcggcTTCCCGTGGAACTGCGAACGGGCGTAAGGGTGatgacgccgcggaggcagacgcgcacgcggccgaCGACTTTGACCTCGCCCTCCTGGGATCGCATGGCCGTTTGCTGATCCAGAATCTCCCCTACGCGACGACAGTCGATGAACTCCGGGCCCTGGGTGAAGAGTACGGGGAGGTCGCCGAGGCGCACCTAGTTGTGGATGAAGAGACACACAAGCCGCGAGGCTTTGGCTTTGTCACGTTCGTTTTCCCCGAGCACGCAGTCGCCGCGTTGTCCCGAGTGAACGGCTCCATTTTCCAggggcgccttctgcgggcgctgccggcACGTCCCGACacgaagcgcgagcggcgtctGCAACTCCGCGAAGAGCACCGCCTGGCGCGACGAAAGATCGCGGGAAGCAGCTACAAGGCGCGGAAACTGGAGCAGCTGGTCAACCAGGATACGCGTTTCGCTGAGGAGAAGGTCTGGAACCTGCTCTACGTCTCCGCGAACTCCGCTGCCGACGCCGTGCTGAATGAGTTGCAAGTCGACAAGGCAGATCTGATCCTGGGGGGGGACAAAGGAGGTGGAAAGAAAGGCAGTTTGCTGAAGGCTGGGAACGAAGGACACGACATGGGCAAGAGCACAGCCGCAGCCACTGTGGCGCTGATGGAGGCGCACCTGCTGAACCAAACCAAGTCGTGGATCAAGTCGGAAGGGATCTCGCTCGAGGCGTTTGAACGACGTGGCAACAACCTCCTCACCGCTGCGTACCAGCAGACGCCTGCCAGCAGCAACGGGAAGACTGGCGAGACGACGAACGGCAGCGCAGAaggggcgcgaggcctcgagAAGGGCGGAGAGTCACTCCTCCGGTCGCGAGACACGCTGATTGTGAAGCACCTGCCGACGTCGCACGTCGACGGCGCGGACCTGTTGCGCCTCTTCGAACGCGTCGGTCCACTGGCGCGGTTTCTCTTGGCGCCGTCCAAGACTGTTGCAATCGTGCAGTacgagcgcgagaaggacgccgaagtcgccttccgccgcctcgcgtaTCGCCAGTACAAAGGCGTGCCTCTGTTCCTTGAGAAGGCGCCGGTGAACGTCTTcgtggagcgcgaggaagaaaagcagcAAGCGCGAAAGGCGGCAGCCGAGGAGATACGCGCGGCCGAAATCGCCGATCGGGTTGTCGGCGACGGCCCTTCGCCGAGCaaagcggagaagaggcgaaagcggctcgcagggagagaagagcgagacagTGCAGCGTCCGCGAGTGCAGGGGAGGCGAAAAAGTCGAGCCGAAAGGGCGCTAGCGCCGCAGAAGCTGAGCAGCACGTGGCAAGGGCAGCCGACAGAAACGCGGCGCCcccggcgcggcagcagttGGCCGTGACGTCTGCGAAGAAACTCAAAGTCGACGCGATCCCTGATGCAGCAGCGTCGGACGCAGCTGCCGAGGATCTCGAAGAGAGTGTGCAGGGCGCGAGCCTCTTTGTCAAGAACGTCAACTTCGCGACTTCGGAGGCGGCGTTGAACCAAGTGTTTTCTCGGTGTGAAGGTCTGCGACGAACGAAGCTGATGACCAAGAAGAGAGCAGTATCCGCCACGTGCGGGAACGACAACGGAGACGGCGGGGCTACCACTTCTTCGCTGTCCATGGGTTACGCCTTTGTTGAGTTTGATTCTGCAGCAAACGCCTTGGCGGCGTGCAAACGCATGCAGGGCGTGGTGGTTGACGCTCATGCGCTGCAGATATCGATTTCGAAAGCCGCCAaggggagacgcagcgaagcCTCTTCAGCGAGCTCGGGCAAGACCCCCTGGGGCACGGGACGCGGAGGTGTCAAGAGCAAAGCGCAAACCCACAAAGTCCTGGTTAGAAACTTGGCTTTccaggcgtccgcgtcggACCTGAGGGCCCTGTTTTCTGCATACGGGAATGTCACACGCGTGTGCATCCCGCGACAGCATGAGGGCCGCAGCAGAGGTTTCGGTTTTGTCGATTTCGCCACAAGGCAGGAGGCCCAGAACGCCCTCGACGGTCTATCTGGGAGCCACTTGTACGGACGCAGACTAGTGCTCGAGCCAGCCAAGCAAGACGAAGCCTCCTCCAAGATGACATCCGCTTGACAGTTTCGGTGTGGGGACATGGTTGCTGGCAGCTGCTCGACTGCGGGTGGTTGGAAGAGCTCAAAAAACTAGAATGCGAAGTCGTCTTCTTTGGTTGCGCTTCTTCGACTTTTATGAACTGCCCGCGTGACATCTACTTGTCAGTGGGCTCGAGCTCTCGCTTGTGGCGTCGCGTCCGGCATGTGTGGCACTAGTGGCGGCCTCTTCCGTCAGCATATGTGAAAACCACACACCTGATGAATGAATGGATAGTCATTGTAGCTGACTTTTGCGATACATGGCCAAAGTAGGCTCTAAAAAGTCTCGTGTAGCTCTTATCGTCGCACCAAACCCGGCATCGTCGGCTCTGTTGCGTCACTACCACATATCTGGCATTCGCCCGTGCAGACGGTAGTCGGCGCAAGCAATGGCAACGCGCAGCTAGCGAACGAAAGTCTACCATATATACGCGGCATAGCAGCACCTCGTGAGCTGCACAGCGGCACCAGAGCTGTAATCGACAAACCTCCCACCAGTGGAATCGTGCAACAAGGGCAGCGGCCAGTGAAAAGTGCCTTCGCCAATGGGGCCGCGTAACTATATGAGAGTGCAGAAGGCGAACTTAGCGCGCACTCTGCATCCGACGCGCTCACTT
This DNA window, taken from Besnoitia besnoiti strain Bb-Ger1 chromosome III, whole genome shotgun sequence, encodes the following:
- a CDS encoding RNA recognition motif-containing protein (encoded by transcript BESB_044620), encoding MAEAKKRSRSKSEAAAKLRSKGAAPDSGGDGGADQLDDFSSEKGLQQNKRRRVLGREESQKKFRGDSRDAGALTDTPRRSGDLSRGQQKHDQTGSQRGGNADREEATSFRSDGASSESVRDNRKDGAARREGDKQGSGKLGKKMDMFAHEEGEDGKKAPARKGGKDYSEARKDKRRERQSGKAHWLDRAVDVPAEYRCSRLIVKNLPPYITAAELKQKLSSLGGEITDVCLLRNERGKSRQCAFVGFKTQQQAVNVKEHFHETFIHTRKVQVSYALPRETPYASDKGTQSAAAGQHKPPGAKQPAAGAGKAAPPGTAMHATSANRVSRGSTGQGGNVVEEESVGARKAGVSGVRTRVVFGGASDAESSNDSQSDSESSAGDASATGKQRSRTEKAKHVTAETLASADADESLEDEEDDLAWLHKQSARATELLPEGGECSAAQAAKGGKTGDTHAASRGTANGRKGDDAAEADAHAADDFDLALLGSHGRLLIQNLPYATTVDELRALGEEYGEVAEAHLVVDEETHKPRGFGFVTFVFPEHAVAALSRVNGSIFQGRLLRALPARPDTKRERRLQLREEHRLARRKIAGSSYKARKLEQLVNQDTRFAEEKVWNLLYVSANSAADAVLNELQVDKADLILGGDKGGGKKGSLLKAGNEGHDMGKSTAAATVALMEAHLLNQTKSWIKSEGISLEAFERRGNNLLTAAYQQTPASSNGKTGETTNGSAEGARGLEKGGESLLRSRDTLIVKHLPTSHVDGADLLRLFERVGPLARFLLAPSKTVAIVQYEREKDAEVAFRRLAYRQYKGVPLFLEKAPVNVFVEREEEKQQARKAAAEEIRAAEIADRVVGDGPSPSKAEKRRKRLAGREERDSAASASAGEAKKSSRKGASAAEAEQHVARAADRNAAPPARQQLAVTSAKKLKVDAIPDAAASDAAAEDLEESVQGASLFVKNVNFATSEAALNQVFSRCEGLRRTKLMTKKRAVSATCGNDNGDGGATTSSLSMGYAFVEFDSAANALAACKRMQGVVVDAHALQISISKAAKGRRSEASSASSGKTPWGTGRGGVKSKAQTHKVLVRNLAFQASASDLRALFSAYGNVTRVCIPRQHEGRSRGFGFVDFATRQEAQNALDGLSGSHLYGRRLVLEPAKQDEASSKMTSA